In the Tribolium castaneum strain GA2 chromosome 1, icTriCast1.1, whole genome shotgun sequence genome, one interval contains:
- the mRpS35 gene encoding small ribosomal subunit protein mS35 — MLSFSRKIDKTAFRALEKHLILAYSTSSEPQREEEFRVLNLKHVKGQTVQRRSVRKAEIQPPRTTQMPVDQDWGNVWPGPRSFHPATVPLPIRQGYTPTGVAPGKYANAELMKIPNFLHLTPPVIKRQCEALKKFCTPWPKALDSDEKCERFFPLEVASSDYCHSSPTIRDPLARIVSVKFKLGVLGLEGRAKDKFLRLVGERYDEQTDIVTIVTDRCPLKKQNYDYAMYLITALYHESLNVEPWEELKSEADMEVYIWENNASKTSIEALFGKEAKEIENVEQYSQAVVRYMNEGENQYTVEQYGDAVRKILNLPPVPR, encoded by the exons ATGTTGTCTTTCTCACGAAAAATCGACAAAACCGCCTTCAGAGCCCTCGAAAAGCACCTCATACTCGCATACTCCACCTCCAGCGAACCCCAACGTGAAG AGGAATTTCGCGTCCTCAACCTCAAACATGTCAAAGGCCAAACTGTTCAACGTCGCTCGGTCCGAAAAGCCGAAATACAGCCCCCTCGAACCACCCAAATGCCCGTGGATCAAGACTGGGGCAACGTGTGGCCGGGCCCCCGGTCTTTCCACCCAGCCACTGTTCCTCTGCCCATCAGACAGGGTTACACGCCGACGGGCGTAGCCCCCGGTAAATACGCCAACGCGGAGTTGATGAAAATCCCGAATTTCCTCCACTTGACGCCCCCCGTGATCAAAAGACAGTGCGAGGCTTTGAAGAAGTTTTGCACTCCCTGGCCCAAAGCCCTCGACAGTGACGAGAAGTGCGAGAGGTTTTTCCCCTTGGAGGTGGCCTCGAGTGACTATTGTCACTCCTCGCCCACAATCAGGGACCCCTTGGCTAGAATTGTGAGTGTTAAGTTCAAATTGGGGGTCTTGGGGCTTGAAGGCCGGGCCAAAGACAAGTTTTTGAGGCTTGTGGGGGAGCGGTACGACGAGCAAACTGACATTGTGACTATTGTAACAGACAGGTGCCCCCTCAAGAAGCAGAATTACGATTACGCGATGTATCTAATCACAGCGCTTTATCACGAATCTttg AATGTTGAGCCGTGGGAAGAACTGAAAAGTGAGGCCGATATGGAGGTCTACATTTGGGAAAATAATGCCTCAAAAACAAGCATTGAAGCATTGTTTGGGAAGGAAGCCAAGGAAATTGAAAATGTCGAACAATATTCACAAGCGGTGGTCCGATATATGAACGAAG ggGAAAACCAATACACTGTAGAGCAATACGGGGACGCTGTCAGGAAAATTCTAAACTTGCCTCCAGTCCCtagataa
- the Aps gene encoding diphosphoinositol polyphosphate phosphohydrolase 2 encodes MVKEKPNSIRIYDEEGFRRRAACICVRSDAETEVLLVTSSRRPEKWIVPGGGVEPEEEPSVTATREVLEEAGVIGKLGRSLGVFENLEHKDRTEVYVMTVTEELDEWEDSKTIGRKRQWFTIEEALEQLALHKPVQRNYLQQLRRSKLT; translated from the exons ATGGTCAAAGAAAAACCAAATTCCATCCGTATTTACGACGAAGAAGGCTTCCGGCGACGTGCGGCTTGCATTTGCGTCCGCTCCGATGCCGAGACTGAG GTCCTGCTGGTGACGTCTTCTCGCAGACCGGAAAAATGGATCGTTCCGGGGGGCGGCGTCGAGCCGGAAGAAGAGCCGAGCGTGACCGCCACCAGAGAGGTCCTCGAGGAGGCGGGCGTCATCGGCAAGCTGGGACGTAGCTTGGGagtttttgaa aatttagaACACAAAGACAGGACTGAAGTGTATGTCATGACAGTAACTGAAGAATTAGACGAATGGGAAGACTCAAAGACCATAGGAAGGAAGCGACAGTGGTTCACGATAGAAGAGGCTCTAGAACAGCTCGCGCTGCATAAACCGGTGCAACGCAATTACCTCCAACAGTTACGACGCTCGAAACTAACATga
- the LOC656251 gene encoding kinesin-like protein KIF18A isoform X2, whose amino-acid sequence MGKPEFKSPRLRSAPIRSRLLGKKGPTVRSSANIRVVVRVRPPNHKEQGDNSRDVVKIVDDQVLIFDPKCQSQAFFYHGVEQKGRDLLRKANKDMQFMFDRVFGFESTNCEVFENTTKGLIQSLMDGYNCSVFAYGATGAGKTHTMIGQTDNPGITYLTMAELFKAKQDLQEERKFELGISYIEVYNELVQDLLNPGAPLQLRDDGRYGVMVAGIKVHKIDNPDELFTLLAKGNGNRTQHPTDANAESSRSHAVFQVYIQMEIKATREVRAAKLSMIDLAGSERGSATGYGGARFAEGANINKSLLALGNCINSLADGQKYIPYRDSKLTRLLKDSLGGNCQTVMVANVSPSSLCYDDTYNTLKYATRAKKIKSDVKKNVVNVELHAGEYVKIVEDLKKELERVKAQLREKVTENKVDGKVALEFGKLIESRKKLLNRMYHVECSETTTVLRRQLKEDADSRLSGLLNETPEKEEAHRRLGNMVGRFHRQEDSLRAELDEITKSKIELENKTIDLVLQHPELEKKSELCEEKIGKMELQYQVNLLQKRCSILEEELRSRANLLEMSCKMLQSCYMQLRGHGFATDTLCQEYQNLVNHVQGRRNISWDSPLDSGVSSTSSGTSIDGEGDARAPRKRANDENVNGMNSTFVMEAPKPKVKVCAEELMAKVYKSPNTKPKKEGMKDRRAVAAKRPLTPVDFSAAQETTD is encoded by the exons ATGGGCAAGCCGGAGTTTAAGTCGCCTCGGCTGAGGAGCGCCCCAATCAGGTCGCGTCTTTTGGGCAAGAAGGGCCCCACAGTGCGGTCTTCGGCCAACATCCGGGTCGTGGTGCGCGTCCGGCCGCCGAACCACAAAGAACAGGGCGATAACAGCAG AGATGTTGTGAAGATTGTCGACGATCAGGTGTTGATTTTCGACCCGAAATGCCAGTCGCAGGCGTTTTTCTACCACGGGGTCGAGCAGAAGGGGCGCGATTTGTTGCGCAAAGCCAATAAAGACATGCAGTTTATGTTCGATAGGGTTTTCGGGTTCGAGTCGACCAATTGCGAGGTGTTTGAAAACACGACAAAGGGGCTCATCCAGAGCCTGATGGATGGGTACAACTGTTCGGTGTTTGCCTATGGGGCCACAGGGGCTGGGAAAACGCACACCATGATTGGCCAGACGGACAATCCTGGCATCACCTACCTAACGATGGCTGAGCTGTTCAAAGCCAAGCAGGATTTGCAGGAGGAGCGCAAGTTCGAGCTGGGCATTTCGTACATTGAGGTTTACAACGAACTGGTGCAGGATCTGTTGAACCCGGGGGCCCCCTTGCAGTTGCGGGATGACGGGCGCTATGGGGTCATGGTGGCTGGgattaaagtccacaaaatcGATAATCCGGACGAACTTTTCACACTGTTAGCAAAAGGGAACGGTAATCGGACCCAGCACCCCACTGACGCCAACGCGGAGAGCTCCAGGTCGCACGCAGTCTTTCAAGTTTACATCCAGATGGAGATTAAGGCCACGCGCGAAGTCAGGGCGGCCAAACTCAGCATGATTGATTTAGCTGGGAGTGAGCGGGGCTCCGCCACCGGATATGGGGGCGCGAGGTTTGCCGAAGGCGCCAATATAAACAAGTCGCTGCTTGCGCTTGGCAACTGTATTAATAGTCTTGCCGATGGCCAAAAATATATCCCGTATAGAGACTCGAAATTAACCAGATTACTCAAAGACAGTCTAGGGGGCAATTGCCAGACTGTTATGGTGGCGAATGTGTCTCCATCGTCGCTCTGTTACGACGATACTTACAATACTTTGAAATATGCCACAAGGGCGAAGAAAATCAAGTCCGATGTTAAGAAAAATGTGGTCAATGTCGAATTGCATGCGGGAGAATATGTGAAAATTGTTGAAGATTTGAAAAAGGAGTTGGAGAGGGTTAAGGCACAGCTTAGGGAGAAAGTCACTGAAAATAAGGTTGACGGGAAGGTGGCTCTTGAATTTGGGAAACTGATTGAAAGTAGAAAGAAGTTGCTGAATAGGATGTACCATGTGGAGTGTTCAGAAACGACCACCGTTTTGAGGAG ACAGTTGAAAGAAGACGCTGATTCGCGACTGAGCGGTTTATTGAATGAAACACCCGAAAAAGAGGAAGCTCACCGCAGACTCGGCAATATGGTTGGTCGCTTCCACCGCCAAGAAGACAGCCTTCGCGCCGAATTGGACGAAATAACCAAATCGAAAATCGAGTTGGAAAACAAAACCATCGACTTGGTCCTCCAACACCCCGAACTCGAGAAAAAGTCCGAACTGTGCGAGGAGAAAATCGGCAAAATGGAATTGCAATACCAA gTCAACCTGTTGCAAAAACGGTGCAGCATCCTGGAAGAAGAGCTGCGTTCGCGGGCCAACCTCCTGGAGATGAGCTGCAAGATGCTGCAGAGTTGCTACATGCAGTTGCGAGGGCACGGCTTTGCCACCGACACCCTCTGTCAGGAGTACCAGAATTTGGTGAACCACGTCCAAGGCAGGAGGAACATCAGCTGGGACAGCCCCCTCGACTCGGGGGTGAGCTCCACGTCCAGCGGCACCTCCATCGACGGGGAGGGCGACGCCAGAGCCCCCAGGAAAAGGGCCAACGACGAGAATGTCAACGGGATGAACAGCACCTTTGTCATGGAAGCCCCCAAGCCCAAAGTGAAAGTGTGTGCCGAAGAACTGATGGCTAAAG TGTACAAATCGCCAAATACTAAACCGAAAAAGGAGGGCATGAAGGACAGGAGGGCCGTAGCGGCCAAACGCCCCTTAACTCCAG TTGATTTCAGTGCTGCGCAAGAAACAACTGACTAA
- the BHD gene encoding folliculin: MDGVVGLGHFCESHGPCVILATQRCQEEPRQYPHSLSVPWCESCQSIDLDQSLVSKDEGVCYVTTRTPLQQDVAFLLKQAAVRSLSCEETREGGTMYFGDSERGHVLSHTFALQDSLARGFHRKYSILILMRDKIHLLNCWPILTKNIKEIASDLQTKAAQINGVEQSQCSQRAVRQAQGSPSSPARSLSQLTGEPAVFAHLHMWFTWLLTVEPFVEKPSSAPEIPISCPPAALRALLKDMDRETFRKAVYCILTGIKLKVDQEILGVFRQLLPQNWSLPKSGEICKLGKIDDKWVVEWSGCLPPKLPKLQTVIEEALQNEALVDRALEPFLIGAILHWRNVARSLTWVSAPNQELFQSLGVQKFDLPLLAYWTAQCRNEKN; the protein is encoded by the exons ATGGACGGCGTGGTCGGTTTGGGCCACTTTTGCGAAAGTCACGGCCCGTGTGTGATTCTGGCGACCCAGAGATGTCAGGAGGAGCCCCGACAGTACCCCCATAGTCTTTCAGTGCCTTGGTGCGAGTCTTGCCAGTCAATTGATTTGGACCAGTCATTGGTCAGTAAGGACGAGGGAGTTTGTTACGTGACCACGCGGACCCCCTTGCAACAGGATGTGGCCTTTTTGTTGAAACAAGCCGCCGTGAGGAGTCTCAGTTGTGAGGAAACCCGCGAAGGGGGGACTATGTACTTTGGGGATAGCGAAAGGGGGCACGTTTTGAGCCACACGTTTGCGTTACAGGACTCGCTAGCACGGGGGTTTCACCGGAAGTATAGCATTTTAATACTGATGCGAGACAAG ATCCATTTACTGAACTGTTGGCCGATTTTGACGAAAAACATCAAAGAAATCGCCTCGGATTTGCAGACCAAAGCGGCACAAATCAACGGAGTTGAGCAGAGTCAGTGTTCGCAGAGGGCCGTGAGACAGGCCCAGGGTTCCCCCAGCAGCCCCGCACGGTCTTTATCACAATTAACCGGCGAACCGGCCGTTTTTGCCCATCTACACATGTGGTTCACGTGGCTTTTAACCGTTGAACCCTTTGTTGAAAAACCAAGTAGCGCTCCCGAAATCCCCATCAGTTGCCCCCCTGCAGCCTTGAGGGCCCTACTTAAAGACATGGACCGCGAAACTTTCCGAAAAGCCGTCTATTGCATCCTAACAGGAATCAAACTAAAAGTGGACCAGGAAATTTTGGGGGTTTTTCGCCAATTGTTGCCCCAAAATTGGTCACTTCCGAAGAGTGgcgaaatttgcaaattgggGAAAATTGACGATAAGTGGGTCGTGGAATGGTCGGGGTGTTTGCCTCCGAAATTACCCAAATTGCAAACTGTGATTGAAGAGGCGCTTCAGAATGAGGCTTTGGTGGATAGGGCGTTGGAGCCGTTCCTGATTGGAGCCATCTTACATTGGAGGAATGTGGCGAGGAGTCTCACGTGGGTCTCTGCCCCCAATCAAGAGTTATTTCAAAGTTTGGGAGTGCAGAAATTTGATTTGCCCCTTCTGGCCTATTGGACGGCACAGTGCaggaacgaaaaaaattaa
- the LOC656251 gene encoding kinesin-like protein KIF18A isoform X1, with translation MGKPEFKSPRLRSAPIRSRLLGKKGPTVRSSANIRVVVRVRPPNHKEQGDNSRDVVKIVDDQVLIFDPKCQSQAFFYHGVEQKGRDLLRKANKDMQFMFDRVFGFESTNCEVFENTTKGLIQSLMDGYNCSVFAYGATGAGKTHTMIGQTDNPGITYLTMAELFKAKQDLQEERKFELGISYIEVYNELVQDLLNPGAPLQLRDDGRYGVMVAGIKVHKIDNPDELFTLLAKGNGNRTQHPTDANAESSRSHAVFQVYIQMEIKATREVRAAKLSMIDLAGSERGSATGYGGARFAEGANINKSLLALGNCINSLADGQKYIPYRDSKLTRLLKDSLGGNCQTVMVANVSPSSLCYDDTYNTLKYATRAKKIKSDVKKNVVNVELHAGEYVKIVEDLKKELERVKAQLREKVTENKVDGKVALEFGKLIESRKKLLNRMYHVECSETTTVLRRQLKEDADSRLSGLLNETPEKEEAHRRLGNMVGRFHRQEDSLRAELDEITKSKIELENKTIDLVLQHPELEKKSELCEEKIGKMELQYQVNLLQKRCSILEEELRSRANLLEMSCKMLQSCYMQLRGHGFATDTLCQEYQNLVNHVQGRRNISWDSPLDSGVSSTSSGTSIDGEGDARAPRKRANDENVNGMNSTFVMEAPKPKVKVCAEELMAKVYKSPNTKPKKEGMKDRRAVAAKRPLTPVLRKKQLTKSEALKKRPAFRT, from the exons ATGGGCAAGCCGGAGTTTAAGTCGCCTCGGCTGAGGAGCGCCCCAATCAGGTCGCGTCTTTTGGGCAAGAAGGGCCCCACAGTGCGGTCTTCGGCCAACATCCGGGTCGTGGTGCGCGTCCGGCCGCCGAACCACAAAGAACAGGGCGATAACAGCAG AGATGTTGTGAAGATTGTCGACGATCAGGTGTTGATTTTCGACCCGAAATGCCAGTCGCAGGCGTTTTTCTACCACGGGGTCGAGCAGAAGGGGCGCGATTTGTTGCGCAAAGCCAATAAAGACATGCAGTTTATGTTCGATAGGGTTTTCGGGTTCGAGTCGACCAATTGCGAGGTGTTTGAAAACACGACAAAGGGGCTCATCCAGAGCCTGATGGATGGGTACAACTGTTCGGTGTTTGCCTATGGGGCCACAGGGGCTGGGAAAACGCACACCATGATTGGCCAGACGGACAATCCTGGCATCACCTACCTAACGATGGCTGAGCTGTTCAAAGCCAAGCAGGATTTGCAGGAGGAGCGCAAGTTCGAGCTGGGCATTTCGTACATTGAGGTTTACAACGAACTGGTGCAGGATCTGTTGAACCCGGGGGCCCCCTTGCAGTTGCGGGATGACGGGCGCTATGGGGTCATGGTGGCTGGgattaaagtccacaaaatcGATAATCCGGACGAACTTTTCACACTGTTAGCAAAAGGGAACGGTAATCGGACCCAGCACCCCACTGACGCCAACGCGGAGAGCTCCAGGTCGCACGCAGTCTTTCAAGTTTACATCCAGATGGAGATTAAGGCCACGCGCGAAGTCAGGGCGGCCAAACTCAGCATGATTGATTTAGCTGGGAGTGAGCGGGGCTCCGCCACCGGATATGGGGGCGCGAGGTTTGCCGAAGGCGCCAATATAAACAAGTCGCTGCTTGCGCTTGGCAACTGTATTAATAGTCTTGCCGATGGCCAAAAATATATCCCGTATAGAGACTCGAAATTAACCAGATTACTCAAAGACAGTCTAGGGGGCAATTGCCAGACTGTTATGGTGGCGAATGTGTCTCCATCGTCGCTCTGTTACGACGATACTTACAATACTTTGAAATATGCCACAAGGGCGAAGAAAATCAAGTCCGATGTTAAGAAAAATGTGGTCAATGTCGAATTGCATGCGGGAGAATATGTGAAAATTGTTGAAGATTTGAAAAAGGAGTTGGAGAGGGTTAAGGCACAGCTTAGGGAGAAAGTCACTGAAAATAAGGTTGACGGGAAGGTGGCTCTTGAATTTGGGAAACTGATTGAAAGTAGAAAGAAGTTGCTGAATAGGATGTACCATGTGGAGTGTTCAGAAACGACCACCGTTTTGAGGAG ACAGTTGAAAGAAGACGCTGATTCGCGACTGAGCGGTTTATTGAATGAAACACCCGAAAAAGAGGAAGCTCACCGCAGACTCGGCAATATGGTTGGTCGCTTCCACCGCCAAGAAGACAGCCTTCGCGCCGAATTGGACGAAATAACCAAATCGAAAATCGAGTTGGAAAACAAAACCATCGACTTGGTCCTCCAACACCCCGAACTCGAGAAAAAGTCCGAACTGTGCGAGGAGAAAATCGGCAAAATGGAATTGCAATACCAA gTCAACCTGTTGCAAAAACGGTGCAGCATCCTGGAAGAAGAGCTGCGTTCGCGGGCCAACCTCCTGGAGATGAGCTGCAAGATGCTGCAGAGTTGCTACATGCAGTTGCGAGGGCACGGCTTTGCCACCGACACCCTCTGTCAGGAGTACCAGAATTTGGTGAACCACGTCCAAGGCAGGAGGAACATCAGCTGGGACAGCCCCCTCGACTCGGGGGTGAGCTCCACGTCCAGCGGCACCTCCATCGACGGGGAGGGCGACGCCAGAGCCCCCAGGAAAAGGGCCAACGACGAGAATGTCAACGGGATGAACAGCACCTTTGTCATGGAAGCCCCCAAGCCCAAAGTGAAAGTGTGTGCCGAAGAACTGATGGCTAAAG TGTACAAATCGCCAAATACTAAACCGAAAAAGGAGGGCATGAAGGACAGGAGGGCCGTAGCGGCCAAACGCCCCTTAACTCCAG TGCTGCGCAAGAAACAACTGACTAAATCCGAAGCGTTAAAAAAACGTCCTGCGTTCAGGACTTGA
- the RpL18 gene encoding large ribosomal subunit protein eL18, which produces MGIDINHKHDRKVRRTEPKSQDVYLRLLVKLYRYLARRTGSKFNKIILKRLFMSKINKPPISLARVVRAMKKPGREGLTAVIVGTVTDDARIWEVPKLSICALRVTGTARARILKAGGEVITFDQLALRAPTGAKTVLLQGRRNAREAVKHFGPAPGVPHSHTKPFVRTKGRKFERARGRRRSCGYKK; this is translated from the exons ATG GGTATCGACATTAACCATAAACACGACCGTAAGGTTAGGCGCACCGAACCCAAAAGCCAGGATGTGTATTTACGCCTTTTAGTTAAG TTGTACCGTTATTTGGCCCGCCGCACGGGCTCCAAATTCAACAAAATCATCCTCAAACGCCTGTTTATGAGCAAAATCAACAAGCCCCCAATTTCCCTCGCACGAGTCGTTCGGGCGATGAAAAAGCCGGGCCGTGAAGGCCTCACTGCTGTCATTGTTGGAACCGTGACAGACGACGCACGAATCTGGGAAGTCCCCAAACTGTCAATTTGTGCACTTCGTGTTACTGGAACTGCCAGAGCCAGGATTCTGAAAGCGG GCGGTGAAGTGATCACTTTTGATCAGTTGGCGCTGAGGGCCCCCACTGGAGCCAAAACTGTGCTTTTACAAGGGAGACGCAACGCTCGTGAAGCTGTTAAACACTTTGGACCGGCTCCTGGTGTGCCACATTCTCACACTAAGCCGTTTGTGAGAACCAAGGGAAGGAAGTTTGAGAGGGCTCGCGGCCGCAGGCGCTCATGtggatacaaaaaataa
- the LOC656335 gene encoding uncharacterized protein LOC656335, with amino-acid sequence MSQAARRLTKADLHLPCKRQAVYLLGKILARRLDDGSVLRGRIVEDECYLGGEDKASHSYNGRQTAGNEPMYMPAGTTYVYFIYGMYCCFNISSLEPGAAVLLRALEPIQGQEQMGKLRAAKQKSPLKSPLKEKDLCNGPSKLCMSFNITKNNCNKIDLTESEVLWLEDDGFEVEKKDIVTCKRVGIGSAGEEWVGKPLRFYVLGNPHVSKRDKKTEKKMSESD; translated from the exons ATGTCTCAAGCAGCCCGGAGGCTTACAAAGGCCGACTTGCACTTGCCTTGCAAGCGGCAGGCGGTTTACCTTTTGGGCAAGATTTTGGCCCGAAGGCTCGACGACGGTTCAGTTCTCAGAGGCAGGATTGTTGAAGACGAGTGTTATCTAGGGGGCGAAGACAAGGCCTCGCATTCGTACAACGGGCGCCAGACGGCCGGGAACGAACCCATGTATATGCCCGCGGGAACGACTTACGTTTACTTCATTTATGGAATGTATTGTTGCTTCAATATTTCGAGTCTTGAGCCAGGCGCTGCGGTTCTACTTAGGGCCCTTGAACCGATTCAAGGCCAGGAACAAATGGGGAAATTACGAGCAG CTAAGCAAAAAAGTCCGTTGAAAAGTCCTTTAAAAGAAAAGGATTTGTGTAATGGGCCCTCCAAGTTGTGTATGTCGttcaatattacaaaaaataactgcAATAAGATTGATCTGACTGAAAGTGAGGTGTTGTGGCTGGAAGACGATGGGTTTGAAGTGGAGAAAAAAGACATTGTGACGTGTAAAAGGGTTGGTATTGGGTCGGCGGGCGAGGAATGGGTGGGAAAGCCGTTGAGGTTTTACGTTTTGGGTAATCCTCATGTTAGCAAAAGGGATAAAAAGACAGAGAAGAAAATGTCCGAGTCTGATTAA
- the LOC656500 gene encoding p21-activated protein kinase-interacting protein 1-like, with protein MVKAPSFEVIAGSYEEFLLGYNFSSKENQLVQSFAAHDHSASVRCVALSGPYLASGGADDRIFIYDLKSRKQHCTLTHHDATITCLQFTENHSHLISGSSDGVLAIVRVGNWQLEKVWEKAHKGAAILDIAVHNSGKLALSLGADCHLCTWNLVKGRQAYVINLSNKCKNARSLERISWAPDEVRFLLYGGKFTEIWSIETGGVLKQVEHGEKVTACVWLSDSVLLVGHENGEVSVLNLEDNSTEVFKAHGSRIKGIALYKKKIITISSGGEIKVWNKDFEELAVIESGCRLTCLCVVPPVKVKSEENTNEESVSQTNTEVTENKKIVKAQVVEEIEDNDEEIQVRKSKKKKVVLEGHEQRVKKKKKKT; from the exons ATGGTGAAAGCACCGTCGTTTGAGGTAATAGCGGGCAGCTATGAGGAGTTTCTCCTGGGGTACAACTTCTCGTCAAAG GAAAACCAACTAGTTCAAAGCTTTGCGGCTCACGATCACTCGGCAAGCGTCCGCTGCGTGGCCCTGTCAGGCCCCTATTTGGCGTCAGGGGGCGCCGACGACCGTATTTTTATCTACGACTTGAAGTCGCGTAAACAACACTGCACCCTAACCCACCACGATGCCACAATAACATGCCTCCAGTTCACCGAAAATCACTCACATTTAATAAGCGGCAGTTCGGACGGGGTTTTGGCCATTGTGAGGGTTGGGAACTGGCAGTTGGAGAAAGTTTGGGAAAAAGCACACAAGGGGGCCGCTATTTTGGACATTGCTGTGCACAATTCAGGCAAGTTGGCGTTGAGTTTGGGGGCGGATTGCCACTTGTGTACCTGGAATCTGGTCAAGGGGCGTCAGGCCTACGTCAtcaatttgagcaacaaatgtaaaaatgccAGAAGTTTGGAGAGGATTTCGTGGGCCCCTGATGAGGTCCGCTTTTTGTTGTATGGGGGCAAGTTTACGGAAATTTGGAGTATTGAGACTGGGGGTGTGTTGAAACAGGTGGAGCACGGGGAAAAGGTGACAGCGTGTGTCTGGTTAAGTGATTCAGTTTTGTTAGTGGGGCACGAGAATGGGGAAGTTTCCGTCTTGAACCTCGAAGACAATAGTACAGAAGTGTTCAAAGCACATGGGTCTAGAATCAAAGGAATTGCTTTGTATAAGAAGAAGATTATCACTATTTCGAGTGGtggagaaattaaagtttggAATAAAGATTTTGAAGAGTTGGCAGTGATTGAAAGTGGGTGTCGGCTCACTTGTCTCTGCGTGGTGCCCCCTGTTAAGGTCAAAAGTGAAGAAAATACAAACGAAGAAAGTGTCTCTCAGACAAATACGGAAGTTAcggaaaataagaaaattgtaaaggCGCAAGTGGTTGAGGAAATTGAAGATAATGATGAAGAAATTCAAGTGAGGAAAAGTAAAAAGAAGAAGGTTGTTTTGGAGGGTCATGAACAAAGGgtgaagaaaaagaagaaaaagacgTAA